One segment of Fructilactobacillus hinvesii DNA contains the following:
- a CDS encoding bifunctional metallophosphatase/5'-nucleotidase, whose protein sequence is MPKTIKLLSTSDVHGYVYPTNYSTKDNYTGIGLLKAGTIIKQARKQAQPDEIVLAVENGDLIQGSPLTSYLAEQPNTPKDYLTDITSQIGYDAGVLGNHEFNYGLDYIRAAEAKRNYPIISANITGAESEHIADAPYQIIEKQGVKIAVLGLTTAFVPNWEMAKNIQGLTFNSILKTAQELVPKLRKQADVVIVAYHGGLEADPETGAPTEKLTVENEGYRLLTTVPGIDALITGHQHRELAGTINHVPFTQPGVRGSNVGQITLILDDDNHVVNGISELLSTKDVTIDQSLLPDSQLENQVQAWLEEPVGHVTGADLQVHDHLQARFHGHPYLDLINQVQMKALGTDISGTALFNDEITGLSPTVSMREIISNYSYPNTAFSERITGKELREALEQNAKFFTVKDGQIVISAEFVKPKLQLYNYDVYSGIDYEFDISQPVGYRVTKLTYHDQPVTDDQELTVAMNNYRAIGGGDYQMFSIDKVVNQTSETIPNLMIKYLQEHDPYHATEPNNFRVRASELEKN, encoded by the coding sequence ATGCCAAAAACAATTAAACTTCTTTCCACCAGTGACGTGCATGGGTACGTCTACCCCACGAACTACAGCACCAAGGATAACTATACAGGCATCGGCCTCTTAAAAGCCGGAACCATCATCAAGCAAGCCCGAAAACAAGCGCAACCAGACGAAATCGTGTTGGCCGTTGAAAATGGGGACCTGATTCAGGGATCCCCGCTCACTAGTTACCTAGCCGAGCAACCAAACACGCCCAAAGACTATCTAACCGACATCACTAGTCAGATTGGTTATGATGCCGGAGTGCTCGGGAACCACGAATTTAACTACGGGTTAGACTACATTCGCGCTGCGGAAGCCAAGCGCAACTATCCGATTATAAGTGCCAATATTACCGGTGCTGAATCCGAACACATCGCAGATGCCCCCTACCAAATAATTGAAAAACAAGGCGTTAAAATTGCCGTGCTGGGACTCACTACGGCTTTTGTGCCTAACTGGGAAATGGCTAAAAACATTCAAGGACTAACCTTTAACTCCATTTTAAAGACCGCGCAAGAGTTAGTGCCTAAACTCCGCAAACAGGCGGACGTCGTTATCGTGGCCTACCACGGTGGGTTAGAAGCTGATCCAGAAACTGGAGCACCAACCGAAAAATTAACGGTCGAAAACGAAGGCTACCGGCTCCTCACGACCGTCCCCGGCATTGATGCGTTGATTACGGGACACCAACACCGAGAATTAGCCGGCACAATTAACCACGTTCCGTTCACCCAACCAGGGGTACGTGGGAGCAACGTGGGACAGATTACTCTGATCCTGGATGATGATAATCACGTGGTTAACGGCATCAGTGAACTATTGTCCACCAAAGACGTTACCATTGATCAATCATTACTCCCCGATTCCCAACTCGAAAATCAGGTGCAGGCGTGGTTGGAAGAACCGGTTGGTCACGTTACCGGAGCAGATCTGCAGGTTCACGATCACCTGCAAGCACGGTTCCACGGTCATCCGTACCTAGATTTAATTAATCAAGTCCAAATGAAAGCCCTGGGTACTGACATCTCCGGGACGGCCCTCTTCAATGACGAAATTACCGGCCTCAGCCCAACCGTTTCCATGCGGGAAATCATCAGTAACTATTCCTACCCGAACACCGCCTTTTCCGAACGAATTACCGGCAAAGAACTGCGGGAAGCTTTGGAACAAAACGCCAAATTCTTTACCGTAAAAGACGGTCAGATTGTGATTAGCGCTGAATTTGTCAAACCCAAGTTACAACTGTACAACTATGACGTTTACAGTGGGATTGACTACGAGTTCGACATCTCCCAACCCGTGGGCTATCGGGTCACCAAGCTGACGTATCACGATCAACCGGTCACCGATGACCAGGAATTAACGGTGGCCATGAACAATTACCGGGCCATCGGGGGTGGAGACTACCAGATGTTTTCCATTGATAAGGTGGTGAACCAAACCAGTGAAACCATTCCAAACTTGATGATTAAATATCTCCAAGAGCATGATCCTTACCACGCGACGGAACCGAATAATTTCCGGGTCCGGGCGAGCGAATTAGAAAAGAACTAA
- a CDS encoding zinc ribbon domain-containing protein codes for MECPHCHFKNQSGNKFCIKCGTKLPLKNASVSEAEAFVGFFKQALLHPIAMKLPTQPKFGYVSLLIYLVMASLTVASFGKKITYVFENFKSAFGTTATMSPLIGQFIIGISIFVLVILISDWLLGWAAINVMMNHRVKLGAYTIQYGRFLNVGSCLFLLSIILTFICPLNVMYIGLATFSIACVVSTFALADVILTADNQGSLDSFYILILVYVLVLIIGLFTIRAVVGHIISNLTNLAQFIQG; via the coding sequence ATGGAATGTCCCCACTGTCATTTTAAAAATCAATCTGGTAACAAGTTTTGCATTAAATGTGGCACTAAATTACCCCTTAAAAATGCTTCTGTTTCTGAAGCAGAAGCCTTTGTCGGTTTTTTTAAACAGGCCTTGTTACACCCAATAGCAATGAAATTACCCACGCAGCCAAAATTTGGTTACGTTTCTTTACTAATCTATCTCGTGATGGCCAGTCTTACCGTTGCATCATTTGGAAAAAAAATAACGTATGTCTTTGAAAACTTTAAAAGTGCTTTTGGTACGACTGCAACTATGAGTCCCCTCATCGGTCAATTTATAATTGGGATTTCCATTTTCGTGTTGGTAATCTTAATTTCCGATTGGCTCTTAGGGTGGGCAGCCATTAACGTGATGATGAATCATCGGGTTAAATTGGGTGCTTACACTATTCAGTATGGTCGGTTTTTAAACGTAGGCAGTTGTTTATTCCTGCTCAGCATTATCCTAACGTTTATCTGTCCCTTAAACGTTATGTACATCGGTCTGGCTACGTTTAGCATTGCTTGCGTTGTGAGTACCTTTGCCCTGGCGGATGTTATTTTAACAGCTGATAATCAGGGAAGTTTAGATTCATTTTACATTCTGATTCTGGTATATGTATTGGTATTAATCATCGGATTATTTACCATTCGAGCCGTTGTGGGGCATATCATTTCTAACCTAACTAATTTAGCTCAATTTATACAAGGATAA
- a CDS encoding 5' nucleotidase, NT5C type produces MTSTKPKLFLDMDNVMVNTLPVLNELAKLPFTKPKPDQLTGIFRDLAPIPGILASVPELAKHYEMYVLSTAPWDNPSAWQDKLAWLQQYFGTGADNPFYKRVIITHDKGLVHQNGGLLVDDRPYHGASAWVDPAVPSAWIQYGADERLQWKDELTSFLLAIATEQEQGKDLPAAIAAANAGQNPYLVHGDLQNFEAANWE; encoded by the coding sequence ATGACAAGCACTAAACCAAAATTATTTTTAGACATGGATAACGTGATGGTGAACACCCTGCCGGTTCTGAACGAACTTGCCAAGTTACCGTTTACCAAACCCAAGCCAGATCAGCTCACCGGAATTTTTCGCGACTTAGCGCCGATTCCCGGGATTTTAGCAAGCGTCCCTGAGTTGGCTAAGCACTACGAAATGTATGTGCTTTCGACGGCCCCTTGGGATAATCCCAGCGCCTGGCAGGATAAGCTGGCCTGGTTACAACAGTACTTTGGCACGGGAGCCGATAATCCCTTCTATAAACGGGTAATTATTACCCATGACAAGGGACTTGTTCATCAAAACGGAGGCTTACTCGTTGACGATCGCCCTTACCACGGGGCCAGTGCCTGGGTGGATCCGGCGGTTCCAAGTGCCTGGATTCAATACGGTGCGGACGAACGGTTGCAGTGGAAGGATGAGTTAACCAGTTTCTTACTGGCGATTGCCACTGAACAGGAACAAGGGAAAGATTTGCCGGCAGCGATTGCCGCTGCTAATGCGGGTCAGAATCCCTACTTAGTTCATGGTGATTTACAAAACTTTGAAGCAGCCAATTGGGAATAG
- a CDS encoding cadmium resistance transporter: MLATILNAIAYYVSTNMDYILVLVLLIHANHEDGPVLAGDIMGTNVLILIPMLLAMLVGAITQTWIIGLLGLFPLYFGLQALFFPSSGNQMNESDHDSKWKSALHTAVITVTACGADNIAVYIPLFVHQSVSHLITIYVVMILMAILFFFIALVISKDRHLEAILNRYGRFLSGIIYIYLGLSVLIGSGTIQHFWK, from the coding sequence ATGCTTGCTACGATTTTAAACGCGATTGCTTACTACGTTTCGACTAACATGGACTATATTCTGGTGTTAGTACTTTTGATTCACGCAAACCACGAGGATGGTCCGGTCCTTGCTGGCGATATCATGGGAACCAACGTGTTAATTTTGATCCCAATGCTGCTAGCGATGCTGGTGGGAGCCATTACACAAACTTGGATAATTGGACTGTTGGGGTTATTTCCGTTGTACTTTGGACTGCAGGCGCTCTTCTTTCCGAGTTCAGGAAACCAGATGAACGAGTCTGATCATGATTCTAAGTGGAAGTCGGCACTGCATACGGCTGTCATCACCGTGACTGCCTGTGGTGCCGATAACATTGCGGTTTACATTCCGTTGTTTGTCCACCAATCGGTAAGTCACTTAATCACCATCTACGTGGTGATGATTTTAATGGCGATTCTGTTTTTCTTCATTGCGTTGGTCATCAGTAAGGATCGGCACTTGGAAGCCATCTTGAATCGTTATGGTCGGTTTCTGTCGGGAATTATTTACATTTACCTGGGGCTTTCGGTGCTGATTGGAAGTGGAACGATTCAACATTTTTGGAAATAA
- a CDS encoding DUF4097 family beta strand repeat-containing protein, which yields MNKKFIGLNILGLALAIVPTVLLPKSSQAATSTQTIKNTAQLNTLKINVPAVLTVKSGNEFTVQSNFSSQQKPHVDKKGNQIEVTVKDQKLWDEVNHSHHGKLKHKVVITLPQVANPQTVKINSGTLNFKTPTTVQNFQATSNIWDITLTQANFKQTTLKSDGGDVNSNNSHIGKTTINSASGDVHLKNTKTQAAQIESEGGDVLLKNVNSAQPVKINSGSGDILLENNTFTKTDLKSDGGDIKIRDLIAKDLTFNSGSGDVMMVNQKIANYDRLKIDSESGDVQIKNAKINSSKINTDDGDLKLKNVKIKHKDNQED from the coding sequence ATGAACAAAAAATTCATTGGATTAAACATACTTGGACTGGCATTGGCAATCGTTCCCACCGTGCTGTTACCCAAATCATCACAGGCAGCAACAAGCACCCAAACCATCAAAAATACCGCTCAACTGAATACCTTAAAAATAAACGTTCCCGCCGTGCTGACCGTGAAGTCTGGTAATGAATTTACCGTTCAATCAAACTTTTCAAGCCAACAAAAACCCCACGTAGACAAAAAAGGAAATCAGATTGAGGTAACCGTGAAAGACCAAAAACTCTGGGATGAAGTCAACCACAGTCACCATGGCAAACTCAAGCACAAGGTCGTCATTACCCTGCCACAGGTTGCCAATCCGCAGACCGTCAAAATTAATTCCGGTACCTTAAACTTCAAAACTCCCACCACCGTTCAGAACTTCCAGGCTACCAGTAACATATGGGACATAACGCTAACCCAGGCTAACTTCAAGCAAACCACCCTAAAAAGCGATGGTGGAGATGTAAATAGTAATAACAGTCACATCGGGAAGACCACTATCAACTCTGCCAGTGGAGATGTTCATTTGAAAAACACCAAGACCCAGGCGGCCCAAATTGAATCAGAGGGTGGAGACGTTTTGTTGAAAAACGTCAATTCTGCTCAACCGGTTAAAATCAACAGTGGCTCAGGAGACATCTTGCTAGAAAATAACACCTTCACCAAGACCGACCTTAAATCAGATGGTGGTGATATTAAAATCCGTGATCTGATTGCCAAGGATCTCACTTTTAACAGTGGTTCAGGGGATGTAATGATGGTAAACCAAAAAATCGCCAACTATGACCGCCTGAAGATTGACAGTGAAAGTGGCGACGTCCAAATTAAAAATGCTAAGATTAACTCCAGTAAAATTAACACTGATGACGGTGATTTAAAGCTCAAGAACGTTAAAATCAAGCATAAGGATAATCAAGAGGATTAA
- a CDS encoding DUF1700 domain-containing protein, giving the protein MPTDQEQYITELKYYLKTMPTKERDDAISYYTEYLKDGDLEDYKDIVENLGTPRQLARQITANYTITEDEKQPKKGSVNHNVKLIVTILAAIASPVLLGIAGFILLMLFIFVFTVGALLFAALFVAGLFIWLGITTIFSKGVVALSILGAGLLILGVLLMIPPIVYFVVRFIIQIGADWTKKIYRYSQAKLSPRKDDSHG; this is encoded by the coding sequence ATGCCAACGGACCAAGAACAATACATTACAGAACTTAAATACTACTTAAAAACCATGCCCACTAAGGAACGTGATGACGCCATTTCGTACTACACGGAGTATCTCAAGGATGGCGACTTAGAGGACTATAAAGACATCGTGGAAAATCTGGGAACCCCCCGGCAGTTAGCCCGTCAAATCACTGCCAACTACACAATTACTGAAGACGAAAAACAACCGAAAAAGGGTAGCGTAAACCATAACGTGAAGTTGATTGTGACGATTCTAGCAGCCATCGCGTCCCCGGTATTGCTAGGAATTGCCGGCTTTATCCTATTAATGCTGTTTATCTTCGTCTTTACCGTCGGAGCCCTGCTCTTTGCAGCCCTCTTTGTGGCAGGATTATTCATCTGGTTGGGAATTACAACAATCTTCAGTAAGGGTGTGGTTGCCTTGAGTATCCTAGGAGCAGGATTGTTAATCCTAGGCGTCTTACTCATGATCCCGCCCATTGTCTACTTCGTGGTCCGCTTTATCATTCAAATTGGTGCTGACTGGACCAAGAAGATTTATCGTTACTCGCAGGCAAAACTAAGTCCGAGAAAGGATGATTCTCATGGTTAA
- a CDS encoding catalase produces the protein MADKLTTEAGQPWANNEHSQTAGVRGPVLMQDYQLLEKLAHFNRERIPERVVHAKGAGAKGVFKLTHDMSKYTKADLFNGEGKETPLAIRFSQVAGESGYPDTIRDVRGFAIKFYTQDGNYDIVGNNTPIFFVNDPLKFPDFIHSQKRDPKTHLRSNEMQWDFWSHSPESVHQVTYLMGDRGNPASYRTMNGYGSHTYKWVNKDGEVYWVKYHFISQQGVQNMTDETAAKAASEDTDYLMHDLYDAIEQKDYPSWKVYVQILPYQEGIDYPADIFDVTKVVSHHDYPLQEVGEFTLNENPTNYFDDVEELAFSPANLVPGIEASPDKLLQGRLFAYKDAERYRLGANYEQLKINRPVNEVHNYERDGFMADNQGSDVNYEPNSKNGPVEDPHASITPEQLSGATGAYRPYDQDYYSQAGALYRLMSPAEKDRLIETIKNGLGSFDNHEIQVLETKQFYKADPEYGTRVAEALGLDLAEIKD, from the coding sequence ATGGCAGATAAATTAACGACCGAAGCCGGTCAACCGTGGGCCAATAACGAACACTCACAAACAGCGGGCGTTCGGGGACCCGTTTTAATGCAGGATTACCAACTTTTGGAAAAGTTGGCTCACTTTAACCGGGAACGAATTCCGGAACGAGTGGTCCATGCTAAGGGTGCTGGGGCCAAGGGCGTTTTTAAACTGACTCACGACATGAGTAAGTACACCAAGGCTGATTTGTTCAATGGGGAAGGAAAAGAAACCCCGTTAGCAATTCGGTTCTCCCAAGTAGCCGGTGAATCCGGTTATCCAGACACGATTCGGGACGTGCGGGGCTTTGCAATTAAGTTCTACACCCAGGACGGGAACTACGACATTGTGGGGAACAATACCCCGATTTTCTTTGTCAACGACCCGTTGAAGTTTCCAGATTTCATTCATTCTCAAAAACGAGATCCTAAAACCCACTTGCGTAGCAACGAAATGCAGTGGGACTTCTGGTCGCATTCTCCTGAATCAGTCCACCAGGTAACATATCTGATGGGAGACCGGGGCAACCCGGCAAGTTACCGGACCATGAACGGGTATGGTAGTCACACTTATAAGTGGGTTAATAAGGACGGAGAAGTTTACTGGGTTAAATACCACTTTATTAGCCAGCAAGGAGTTCAAAACATGACCGATGAAACGGCCGCAAAGGCTGCTTCTGAGGATACGGACTACTTGATGCATGATCTTTATGATGCCATTGAACAAAAGGATTACCCATCTTGGAAGGTCTACGTGCAAATCCTGCCTTACCAGGAAGGAATCGACTATCCAGCTGACATCTTTGACGTGACTAAAGTCGTTTCGCACCATGACTATCCATTACAAGAAGTGGGAGAATTCACGTTAAACGAAAATCCTACGAACTACTTTGATGATGTGGAAGAATTAGCCTTTTCACCAGCCAACTTGGTTCCTGGAATCGAAGCTTCACCAGACAAGTTACTGCAAGGGCGGCTCTTTGCTTACAAGGATGCCGAACGGTACCGCTTAGGAGCTAACTATGAACAATTAAAGATTAACCGGCCGGTTAACGAGGTCCACAACTACGAACGAGATGGCTTCATGGCTGATAATCAAGGTAGTGACGTCAACTACGAACCAAACAGTAAGAACGGGCCGGTGGAAGATCCGCACGCTTCGATTACACCAGAACAACTATCAGGAGCAACGGGCGCTTATCGGCCGTACGACCAGGATTATTACTCACAGGCGGGCGCTTTGTACCGCTTGATGAGTCCCGCTGAAAAGGATCGTTTAATTGAAACGATTAAAAATGGGTTAGGTTCCTTTGACAATCACGAAATTCAAGTCTTAGAAACCAAGCAGTTTTACAAGGCTGACCCAGAATACGGAACCCGGGTTGCAGAAGCCCTTGGGCTTGATTTAGCAGAAATCAAAGATTAA
- a CDS encoding MFS transporter, translated as MHFKQFTKYQKRVSLSTGIGFVLERMDAAFIGLALASIIATLHITKAEGGLIPSITAIGSLFGGIGFGILADKFGRVKTLSWSIFIYALGTAGMGLTNSFFMLCLFRIIIGIGTSGEYGIALTMLSEAFEKKYMGRISSAAGVAGQLGAVLASLLAAFIIPNYGWHLLFFIGILPVILAWFIRFHLPESDAFNHNQALAKKSEKIHLGDVWSLFSTPTEALLSLRIIIMFLIHIAGYTTVMNWLPTIAQERMHVNVASSSLWMVFTIIGMAAGIGVFGYMQDRFGSRLAFGIYLLGSAASVYLLIMAQTKVEFVAAGTIVGFLTDGMYSGYGAVVSSLYPSKNRAKANNTIMSIAKTIGTFTPVLIGFIMDVSTITMVVIFMSCCYVVSFIVMMSIKQLKKGHPRYAKNN; from the coding sequence ATGCACTTTAAGCAATTTACGAAGTACCAGAAACGGGTCTCTTTATCCACGGGAATTGGATTCGTCTTAGAACGAATGGATGCCGCCTTTATTGGCTTAGCACTGGCATCCATCATTGCCACCCTACATATTACCAAGGCCGAAGGGGGATTAATTCCATCCATTACCGCCATTGGATCCCTCTTTGGTGGCATTGGCTTTGGCATTCTGGCCGATAAATTTGGCCGGGTTAAAACGTTAAGTTGGTCGATTTTCATCTATGCCCTCGGAACCGCCGGCATGGGATTAACTAACTCCTTCTTCATGCTGTGCTTGTTTCGGATCATCATCGGAATTGGAACCAGTGGTGAATATGGAATCGCCCTGACCATGCTCAGTGAAGCCTTTGAAAAGAAGTACATGGGTCGGATTTCCTCCGCAGCTGGAGTGGCCGGGCAACTTGGAGCAGTCCTGGCTTCGTTGCTTGCCGCCTTCATCATTCCAAACTACGGTTGGCACTTACTCTTCTTCATTGGAATTTTACCCGTCATCTTAGCGTGGTTCATTCGCTTCCATCTGCCAGAAAGTGATGCTTTCAACCACAATCAAGCATTAGCCAAAAAGAGTGAAAAGATTCACCTCGGTGACGTCTGGTCCCTCTTTTCGACCCCCACGGAAGCCTTGCTCTCCCTTCGAATTATCATCATGTTCTTAATTCACATTGCCGGTTACACGACCGTCATGAATTGGTTACCCACGATTGCCCAGGAACGAATGCACGTTAACGTGGCTAGTTCATCGTTATGGATGGTCTTTACCATTATCGGGATGGCCGCCGGCATTGGAGTCTTTGGCTACATGCAAGACCGTTTTGGCAGTCGGCTGGCCTTTGGAATCTACCTCTTAGGCTCCGCTGCTTCCGTTTACCTCCTGATTATGGCGCAAACTAAAGTCGAATTTGTGGCCGCCGGAACCATCGTTGGTTTTCTGACCGACGGGATGTATAGTGGTTATGGAGCCGTGGTTAGCAGCCTCTACCCCAGCAAAAATCGTGCCAAAGCCAACAACACCATCATGTCGATTGCCAAGACAATTGGGACGTTTACACCGGTATTAATCGGCTTCATCATGGACGTTTCTACCATCACGATGGTCGTGATCTTCATGAGCTGTTGCTACGTAGTCAGTTTCATTGTCATGATGTCAATCAAACAACTAAAGAAGGGTCATCCACGTTATGCCAAAAACAATTAA
- a CDS encoding ketose-bisphosphate aldolase: MITNSTAMLQKARAEHYAVPAFNVNNLEWAKAILLAGEKAQSPLILQVTSGAAKYMGSFRLAYDLIVDMYNALHITVPISIHLDHGTYFDALKTLGISYTSVMFDGSSLSLDDNLAKTATLRDLTTAQSVSLETEVGTIGGEEDGVIADGEIAPVDSAVAMAKAGVDMLAVGIGNIHGKYPKDWKGLNFEHLQKIDDAIFAALGKRIPLVLHGGSGIPDDQIRKAIQLGIAKVNVNTEGQLAFHQGLRDYILSDEDLKGKNYDPRILLTAGTDKLVDMCLDRIRVFGSENKA, translated from the coding sequence ATGATTACAAACAGTACAGCAATGTTACAAAAAGCACGGGCAGAACACTATGCGGTTCCAGCATTTAACGTGAATAACTTGGAATGGGCCAAAGCCATCTTACTGGCTGGAGAAAAGGCCCAATCTCCGTTGATTTTACAGGTTACAAGTGGTGCTGCTAAGTACATGGGCAGTTTTCGGTTAGCTTATGATTTGATTGTTGACATGTACAACGCTTTACACATTACCGTTCCAATTTCAATTCACTTGGATCACGGAACCTACTTTGATGCTTTAAAAACGTTGGGAATTAGCTACACTTCTGTTATGTTTGATGGCTCCAGCCTGTCCTTAGACGATAACTTAGCCAAAACCGCTACCTTACGGGACTTAACAACCGCGCAATCCGTTAGTTTAGAAACGGAAGTAGGAACCATCGGAGGCGAAGAAGACGGTGTGATCGCTGATGGTGAAATTGCCCCAGTTGATTCAGCAGTTGCAATGGCCAAAGCCGGAGTTGACATGTTGGCCGTGGGAATTGGAAACATCCACGGTAAATATCCGAAGGACTGGAAGGGCTTAAACTTTGAGCACTTGCAAAAGATTGACGATGCAATCTTTGCGGCACTTGGCAAGCGGATTCCACTTGTGTTACACGGTGGTTCCGGAATTCCGGATGACCAAATTCGCAAGGCCATTCAATTAGGGATTGCCAAAGTAAACGTCAACACCGAAGGACAACTGGCCTTCCACCAAGGATTGCGGGATTACATCCTGAGTGATGAAGACTTAAAGGGCAAGAACTATGATCCCCGGATTCTTTTGACCGCTGGGACCGATAAACTGGTTGATATGTGCTTAGACCGGATTCGGGTCTTTGGTTCAGAAAACAAAGCTTAA
- a CDS encoding NADPH-dependent FMN reductase, with amino-acid sequence MTTIDIILGSSRTNAEGRKLFQYLQKHASDWIDPTKVILHFMDIAAYQLPLFDEDEAPMDNPHRQLTENEQRWIADLQQADGYVLLTPEYNHSLPAALKNGLDYVAYEMQGKPVRILTYAPSARGGQFAFLALLPTLNQLGCFVLPKPTIIGRITQNFTRNGEMPADAPAIARYPDRLQRMVREIAFYGQLFVKNPFEG; translated from the coding sequence ATGACCACCATCGACATTATTCTCGGGAGCTCCCGCACCAACGCGGAGGGTCGCAAACTATTTCAATATCTCCAAAAACATGCTTCAGACTGGATTGACCCCACCAAAGTCATCCTTCACTTCATGGACATTGCTGCTTACCAGTTACCCCTATTTGATGAGGACGAAGCCCCGATGGACAACCCTCACCGACAACTAACGGAAAATGAGCAACGCTGGATTGCTGATTTACAACAGGCAGACGGCTACGTGCTGTTAACGCCTGAATACAATCATTCTCTCCCGGCTGCTTTAAAAAACGGTCTCGACTACGTCGCTTACGAAATGCAGGGTAAGCCGGTCCGAATCTTAACGTATGCACCTAGTGCGCGAGGCGGCCAGTTTGCTTTCCTAGCGTTGTTACCTACGTTAAATCAACTAGGTTGCTTCGTGTTGCCCAAGCCAACCATCATTGGCCGGATTACGCAGAATTTCACCCGCAACGGTGAGATGCCGGCTGACGCTCCGGCAATAGCTCGCTATCCGGATCGCTTGCAACGGATGGTGCGAGAGATTGCGTTTTATGGACAGTTGTTTGTGAAAAATCCGTTTGAAGGATAA
- a CDS encoding TcaA second domain-containing protein, translated as MPKDQQFCSNCGHPVTSAMLFCPNCGQQLGETVPQQHQEISQTKKRPSKRLSYTILAIVIVLLVCGYAFGSHYYSKSATANRIVQSIANDNREQLDQESTTSDPSYKITPLNLTGLIKHFKANHQQFTIFQKELPKNNGQKILGSFRLQQTGRAFLVFPRYQLEITPVYGQLTSNGEKLQVLVDGQKEKLSPVQTSESTKRTRDRIGPLTPGNHVLNVTGIVDGKESNAEKNLDWLSGEDNYLPVELESKVASKTDARDALHLTFVAVGTGTIKDSSSGFVGEEQNPVYKEIVRMDDSWSNDPNIASFSADKINVLSTKPGKDNLTKVVFDVQYRLQQKDGTSKTQTMRYFFDVLPDQSSRYFKNYLIKDEFVPSKLIAGN; from the coding sequence ATGCCAAAAGACCAACAATTTTGTTCGAATTGCGGACATCCAGTAACTTCAGCCATGCTTTTTTGCCCCAATTGCGGTCAGCAATTAGGTGAGACTGTACCACAACAGCATCAGGAAATTTCTCAAACAAAAAAGAGACCCAGTAAGAGACTTAGCTACACAATTTTAGCGATTGTAATTGTGCTTTTAGTTTGTGGATATGCGTTTGGAAGCCACTACTATTCCAAGTCAGCTACGGCGAATCGAATTGTGCAAAGCATTGCCAATGATAATCGGGAACAATTAGATCAGGAATCCACCACCTCTGACCCTAGTTATAAAATTACTCCCCTAAATTTAACTGGATTAATTAAGCATTTTAAAGCCAATCATCAGCAATTTACAATCTTTCAAAAAGAACTACCAAAAAATAACGGTCAAAAGATATTAGGGAGTTTTAGGTTGCAACAAACCGGAAGAGCTTTCTTGGTTTTCCCCCGGTATCAACTGGAGATTACCCCCGTCTACGGGCAACTTACCAGCAATGGGGAAAAATTACAGGTCCTAGTCGATGGACAAAAAGAAAAATTGTCTCCGGTGCAGACTTCGGAAAGCACCAAGCGGACCAGAGACCGCATTGGACCTTTAACACCAGGAAATCACGTGCTGAATGTTACCGGAATAGTTGATGGGAAAGAAAGTAATGCAGAGAAAAACCTTGATTGGCTTAGCGGAGAAGATAATTACCTGCCGGTTGAGCTTGAGAGTAAAGTTGCTTCAAAGACCGACGCACGAGATGCCCTACACCTCACGTTTGTAGCGGTCGGGACCGGAACGATTAAGGACAGTAGCTCTGGTTTTGTTGGCGAAGAACAGAATCCAGTTTATAAGGAAATTGTGCGAATGGATGATTCTTGGAGTAATGATCCTAACATTGCGTCATTTTCAGCAGATAAAATTAATGTCCTTTCTACTAAACCCGGTAAAGATAATTTGACTAAGGTCGTCTTTGATGTTCAATATCGACTTCAACAAAAAGATGGCACTAGCAAAACGCAAACGATGAGATACTTTTTTGATGTGCTCCCAGATCAATCTAGTCGGTATTTTAAAAATTATTTGATTAAAGATGAATTTGTACCAAGCAAGCTGATTGCTGGTAACTAG